A stretch of Myxococcus hansupus DNA encodes these proteins:
- the bla gene encoding subclass B3 metallo-beta-lactamase, with amino-acid sequence MRFQTFTCALSACLLNSTTAVAEPPTLPQLQAYTVDASWLRPMQPLRIADHTWQIGTEKLTALLVVTQDGVVMLDGGMPQMADHLLANLRRRGFKPQDLRLLLSSHAHADHAGPFAALKRRTGARIVASAESAVLLARGGSDDLHFGDDITYPPAVADRVVMDGEVVSQGGVDFTAHFMPGHTPGSIAWTWNDTRDGKPVRIAYVDSLGAPGYQLLANPRYPNIVGDYRRSFATVRALPCDVLLTPHPGSSGWEYAAKDAAGAKMMSCKAYADAAERGFNAQLAEEHRKAR; translated from the coding sequence ATGCGTTTCCAGACATTCACCTGCGCCCTCTCCGCCTGCCTGCTGAACTCGACCACCGCTGTCGCGGAGCCGCCGACGCTCCCTCAGTTGCAGGCCTACACCGTTGATGCGTCCTGGTTGCGGCCCATGCAGCCGCTGCGCATCGCGGACCACACCTGGCAGATTGGCACCGAGAAGCTGACCGCCCTGCTGGTGGTCACCCAGGACGGCGTCGTGATGCTCGATGGTGGCATGCCGCAAATGGCCGACCATCTGCTGGCCAACCTGCGGCGGCGCGGCTTCAAGCCGCAGGACCTGCGCCTGCTGCTCAGCAGTCACGCACACGCCGACCACGCGGGCCCCTTCGCCGCACTGAAGCGCCGCACCGGCGCGCGAATCGTGGCCAGCGCCGAGTCAGCCGTTCTGCTGGCGCGCGGAGGCAGCGATGACCTGCACTTCGGCGATGACATCACCTACCCGCCAGCCGTGGCGGATCGCGTGGTCATGGACGGCGAGGTCGTCTCGCAGGGCGGCGTCGACTTCACCGCGCACTTCATGCCGGGGCATACGCCGGGCAGCATCGCCTGGACGTGGAATGATACCCGCGATGGCAAGCCGGTACGCATTGCCTACGTCGACAGCCTCGGCGCCCCCGGTTATCAACTGCTGGCCAATCCGCGTTATCCGAACATCGTCGGCGACTACCGGCGCAGCTTCGCCACCGTGCGCGCCCTGCCTTGCGATGTCCTGCTGACACCGCATCCGGGCTCCAGTGGTTGGGAATATGCGGCCAAGGACGCGGCCGGGGCCAAGATGATGAGCTGCAAGGCCTACGCGGATGCCGCCGAGCG